One genomic region from Natranaerobius trueperi encodes:
- the nifJ gene encoding pyruvate:ferredoxin (flavodoxin) oxidoreductase, whose product MSHKIQTLDGNDAAAYISYPFTEVAAIYPITPSSPMAELMDKWSAHGRKNMFDQPVRVIELQSEAGAAGTLHGTLATGALTTTYTASQGLLLMIPNMYKLVGELLPGVFHVSARALATHALSIFGDHQDVMSCRQTGFAMLASSNVQEVMDLGCISHLSSIRSRMPFLHFFDGFRTSHEYQKISVIEFDDIKDLVDYNAIREFRNRALKPESPVVRGTAQNPDIYFQGREVANPYYEAVPDIVKDYMTEIEKITGRRYNLFDYYGPSDAKEVIVAMGSVCDTIDETVDYLNKKGRKVGSIRVRLYRPFSQKHFLNALPSTVEKIAVLDRTKEPGSLGEPLYQDIVNAFHRADQKPDIVGGRYGLGSKDTRPSQILSVFNNLTKEKPKNHFTIGIVDDVSNTSLPEEDPIETTAEGTISCKFWGLGSDGTVGANKSAIKIIGDHTDLYAQAYFSYDSKKSGGTTVSHLRFGEKPIKSPYLVYEADYIACHNPAFVNNYDLTKSLKDGGVFVLNCPWKEDELDEKLPVSLKNHIANNNIDFYIIDAMSIAGEIGLGNRINMIMQTVFFKLSQVIPLDDAIKFLKDSVEQNYGDKGQEVVDKNNKAIDKGIEQLIQVNVPDSWKQATENEEPIDEEPEFVTNIQRPMARHEGDELPTSAFTGMEDGTFPVGTTSYEKRGIAVTIPQWQIDKCIQCNQCSLVCPHSVIRPCLLTDEEKEKAPKTFKTKEAIGKPLKGLHYRIQISPLDCTGCGNCADICPAKGKALIMEPAEQEIEQQEENWGYCKTITEKTDKMSVNTLKGSQFAQPLFEFHGACPGCGETPYYRLLTQLFGDRMTIANATGCSSIYCASAPSIPFTTNSEGRGPAWANSLFEDNAEYGYGMWLGAEHVRNKLADLMEKALESTSIDDKLKEAFKHWLEAKDDGEKSKEASKEIISYLDNYDYLDNEILTEIMEKRDYLVKRSQWLIGGDGWAYDIGFGGLDHVLASGEDVNALVMDTEVYSNTGGQSSKASPTASVAKFAASGKKVRKKDLGLMAMSYGYIYVAQIALGANMNQTIKAITEAEQYPGPSLIIAYSPCISHGIRTGMGTSIMQEKRAVKSGYWHLYRYNPLLKEEGKNPFQLDSKEPSESFEDFLMSEVRYSSLKKAFPDVADELFKQAEEDSKDKFETYRKLSEHPDKE is encoded by the coding sequence TTGTCACATAAAATCCAAACTTTAGATGGAAACGATGCTGCAGCTTATATATCTTATCCTTTTACTGAAGTAGCTGCCATTTATCCTATTACTCCTTCTTCACCTATGGCTGAGTTAATGGATAAATGGTCAGCTCATGGTAGAAAGAATATGTTCGATCAACCTGTACGAGTTATTGAATTACAATCAGAAGCTGGTGCAGCTGGAACTTTACATGGAACTTTAGCTACAGGTGCACTAACGACTACATATACTGCATCTCAAGGTTTATTATTGATGATCCCTAATATGTATAAATTAGTAGGCGAATTATTGCCTGGAGTTTTCCATGTCAGTGCGAGGGCACTTGCTACCCATGCACTATCAATATTTGGTGATCATCAGGATGTGATGTCTTGTCGCCAGACTGGGTTTGCTATGCTTGCTTCTTCTAATGTACAAGAAGTGATGGACCTTGGTTGTATATCTCATTTATCTTCAATTAGGTCAAGAATGCCTTTTCTACATTTTTTTGATGGCTTTAGAACATCTCATGAATATCAAAAAATATCTGTAATTGAATTTGATGATATTAAAGACTTGGTAGACTACAATGCAATTCGCGAGTTTAGAAATCGTGCTCTAAAGCCTGAAAGTCCTGTTGTAAGAGGAACAGCTCAAAACCCAGACATTTATTTTCAAGGTAGAGAAGTGGCCAATCCTTACTATGAAGCAGTGCCTGATATCGTTAAAGACTATATGACCGAAATTGAAAAAATTACTGGTAGGCGCTACAATTTATTTGATTATTATGGTCCTTCTGATGCCAAAGAAGTAATTGTAGCAATGGGATCTGTATGTGACACTATTGACGAAACTGTAGACTATCTTAATAAAAAAGGAAGAAAAGTTGGTTCAATTAGAGTTCGACTTTATCGACCATTCTCACAAAAACATTTCCTTAATGCACTACCTAGTACAGTTGAAAAAATAGCAGTGCTTGATCGAACTAAAGAACCAGGATCCTTAGGAGAGCCTTTATATCAAGATATAGTTAATGCTTTTCATAGAGCTGATCAGAAACCGGATATAGTTGGCGGACGCTATGGTTTAGGATCAAAAGATACTAGACCTTCACAGATCTTATCTGTGTTCAATAACCTGACTAAGGAAAAGCCAAAAAATCACTTTACTATTGGAATAGTCGATGATGTCTCAAACACTTCACTTCCAGAAGAGGACCCAATTGAAACAACTGCTGAAGGTACAATTAGTTGTAAATTTTGGGGACTTGGATCTGACGGTACTGTTGGAGCAAACAAAAGTGCTATTAAAATTATAGGTGATCACACCGATCTATACGCACAAGCCTATTTTTCATATGATAGTAAAAAATCTGGAGGTACTACTGTTTCACACTTACGTTTTGGAGAGAAGCCTATAAAATCACCATATCTAGTATATGAAGCAGACTATATCGCTTGTCATAATCCTGCTTTTGTAAATAACTATGATTTAACAAAAAGCCTTAAAGATGGTGGGGTTTTTGTACTTAACTGCCCATGGAAAGAAGATGAACTTGATGAAAAACTACCTGTTTCTTTAAAAAATCACATTGCTAACAACAATATAGATTTCTATATTATTGACGCAATGTCAATAGCTGGAGAAATTGGGCTGGGCAATAGAATAAATATGATTATGCAGACTGTCTTTTTCAAATTATCACAGGTCATTCCCCTTGATGATGCAATTAAATTTTTAAAAGATTCAGTAGAGCAAAATTATGGTGATAAAGGCCAAGAGGTTGTAGATAAGAATAACAAAGCTATAGACAAAGGTATAGAGCAGCTTATACAAGTAAATGTACCAGATTCATGGAAACAAGCTACAGAAAATGAAGAACCTATAGATGAAGAACCCGAATTTGTAACAAATATCCAAAGACCTATGGCTAGACACGAAGGTGATGAACTTCCTACAAGTGCATTTACAGGTATGGAGGATGGAACTTTTCCAGTAGGTACGACCTCATATGAAAAAAGAGGTATTGCAGTGACTATACCACAATGGCAGATTGATAAATGTATTCAATGTAATCAGTGTTCACTAGTCTGTCCTCACTCTGTAATTCGACCTTGTTTATTGACAGATGAAGAAAAAGAAAAGGCACCAAAAACTTTTAAGACTAAGGAGGCTATAGGTAAACCTCTTAAAGGCCTACATTATCGTATTCAAATAAGTCCTTTAGACTGTACTGGTTGCGGTAACTGTGCTGATATTTGTCCTGCTAAAGGGAAAGCTCTAATTATGGAGCCAGCTGAACAAGAAATTGAACAACAAGAAGAAAATTGGGGGTATTGTAAAACAATCACTGAAAAAACCGATAAAATGTCAGTTAATACTTTAAAAGGTAGTCAATTTGCACAACCTTTATTTGAATTTCATGGAGCTTGTCCTGGTTGTGGTGAAACACCATATTATCGATTATTAACCCAACTTTTTGGTGACAGAATGACAATTGCAAATGCTACTGGTTGTTCTTCAATCTACTGTGCAAGTGCACCATCTATTCCGTTCACTACTAATAGTGAAGGTAGAGGTCCTGCATGGGCGAACTCCCTATTTGAAGATAATGCTGAATATGGGTACGGAATGTGGTTAGGTGCAGAACATGTCAGAAATAAGTTAGCCGATTTAATGGAAAAAGCTCTTGAATCTACTAGTATTGATGATAAGTTGAAAGAAGCCTTTAAACATTGGTTAGAAGCAAAAGATGATGGCGAAAAATCTAAAGAAGCATCAAAAGAAATCATATCTTATCTAGACAATTATGATTATCTAGATAATGAGATTTTAACTGAAATTATGGAAAAGAGAGATTATCTAGTAAAGCGCTCCCAATGGCTGATAGGCGGTGATGGCTGGGCATATGACATCGGATTTGGAGGCCTTGATCATGTTCTTGCATCAGGTGAAGATGTTAATGCTTTAGTTATGGACACAGAAGTTTATTCTAATACAGGTGGTCAATCATCTAAAGCTTCTCCTACTGCGTCAGTTGCTAAATTTGCAGCATCAGGCAAAAAAGTACGTAAAAAGGACTTAGGGTTAATGGCTATGAGTTATGGTTATATTTATGTAGCCCAAATAGCACTAGGAGCTAACATGAACCAGACTATAAAAGCTATAACAGAAGCTGAGCAGTATCCAGGACCTTCGTTAATTATAGCCTATTCACCTTGTATTAGTCACGGGATTAGAACTGGAATGGGTACTAGTATAATGCAAGAAAAAAGAGCAGTTAAGTCTGGTTATTGGCACCTTTACAGATATAACCCTCTTTTAAAAGAAGAAGGAAAAAATCCATTTCAACTTGATTCAAAAGAACCTAGTGAATCTTTTGAAGACTTCTTAATGAGTGAGGTACGATATTCCTCCTTGAAGAAAGCTTTTCCTGACGTAGCAGATGAACTATTTAAACAGGCAGAAGAAGATTCAAAAGATAAATTTGAAACATATAGAAAATTATCAGAACACCCTGACAAAGAATAA
- a CDS encoding nucleoside recognition domain-containing protein produces the protein MSEEKVGAVGYIALILVIVFFSGVIGQTDALPEQLDILDFQAMLGNFGEVLGPDGEGTTTFRGEGGSAVRDGFLFSLWLVPTVVFALAIVEIAEHFNGLQAARKILSPLLRPLVGIPGQTGLAMIAGLQSTDAVGGMMKDLRDKGQITDREKTLMAAWSFSAGATITNALATGAVLYGLAELPAPMIVPLALMIIMKFFGANIMRLYLNKVDGKPQVERSDESGISQ, from the coding sequence TTGTCAGAAGAAAAAGTAGGTGCCGTTGGGTATATTGCTCTGATTTTAGTTATTGTGTTTTTCTCAGGTGTTATAGGTCAAACAGATGCTTTACCTGAACAGTTAGATATTTTAGACTTTCAAGCTATGTTAGGTAACTTTGGGGAAGTTTTAGGTCCAGATGGTGAAGGAACTACAACTTTTAGAGGTGAAGGTGGTTCGGCAGTTAGAGATGGTTTTCTTTTTTCACTTTGGTTAGTACCAACTGTTGTTTTTGCTCTAGCAATTGTTGAAATAGCAGAACATTTTAATGGTTTACAAGCTGCTAGAAAAATCTTAAGTCCTTTACTAAGACCTTTAGTAGGAATTCCTGGTCAAACTGGATTGGCTATGATAGCAGGATTACAAAGTACTGATGCTGTTGGTGGAATGATGAAAGATTTAAGAGACAAAGGTCAAATTACTGACCGAGAAAAAACTTTGATGGCAGCTTGGAGCTTTTCAGCTGGAGCTACAATAACTAATGCTCTAGCAACTGGTGCTGTTTTATATGGTCTAGCGGAACTGCCAGCACCTATGATTGTGCCTTTAGCACTTATGATAATTATGAAATTTTTTGGCGCTAATATTATGAGACTTTATTTAAATAAAGTCGATGGAAAGCCACAAGTAGAGAGGAGTGATGAAAGTGGCATCTCCCAATAA
- a CDS encoding YjiG family protein: MASPNKADRLITQVFVDGARKGWNVSINSMLPNVIMAFFIIQILETIGLLDLLSSAFGPVMALFGLPGEALAVLLGAFMSMGGGVGVAGGMFADGYLNAEHLLILFPGIFLMGSLIQYMGRMLGTGEVNTSHWPMLFVVSIINAVIAMLIMAWVMLPIFS; the protein is encoded by the coding sequence GTGGCATCTCCCAATAAAGCAGATAGGCTTATAACACAAGTATTCGTTGATGGAGCACGAAAAGGTTGGAATGTATCTATAAATTCCATGCTCCCTAATGTTATTATGGCTTTCTTTATAATTCAAATTCTTGAAACAATAGGTTTATTAGATTTATTATCTTCTGCTTTTGGACCAGTTATGGCACTGTTTGGTTTACCAGGAGAAGCATTAGCAGTCCTACTTGGTGCTTTCATGTCTATGGGAGGTGGAGTAGGAGTTGCAGGTGGAATGTTTGCAGATGGCTATCTAAATGCTGAACACCTTTTAATTCTTTTTCCTGGAATCTTCTTGATGGGGTCATTAATTCAGTATATGGGTAGAATGTTAGGGACTGGTGAAGTAAATACGAGCCATTGGCCAATGCTTTTTGTAGTATCTATTATAAATGCTGTAATAGCTATGTTAATCATGGCATGGGTAATGTTACCAATTTTTTCATAA